The Plasmodium knowlesi strain H genome assembly, chromosome: 14 genome has a segment encoding these proteins:
- a CDS encoding ACDC domain-containing protein, putative, whose product MNCKCCHFPNLSIERYETLNFTQNKKNIKVHSKTQSKKKIATGERVNGPRAFTRCNTKCFNNNHFVNISRIRTIRQLKGGTSNGTLLPLKKVKTNGPSEKKNRKISTRGKMNATNQSHFSVSLGHGEKKNSMLLPDEELTGRSYAEGRGHNGSSDECSSEGEVASKIGNAIGREVGTEMKNEVGGENGCGPNAHIMKNCTHQEFTGINKINSMEKNKSKSCSLRNITGSNSAPNKDIHEDTSNWGQLRENAERDPEVYTPSNELLEEKNICECAKGKKKKNKIMNIANVYTVCQNESPLSIDGKCPLVGKHNDELVGGEETADSLKMNEIGFGEMLINKKSYLITGLANMPHGENKDGSVGGKSGLSIGRSSDPISGRSSDLISGRSSEHGSDRSNKLNSTTQHEDGSAKDKKKAQGSLPNGIQAEDITHICDDMPLLPIEVEECKNTKNLKDEEYAKSDHQENILMFNLIRNICKGSKGVKNKEGEVLLNLENLASCEIVKKSTSSQKEINHVKEKISSIFHANEGKEQDPTCAGGNLNCNNQICFPNGDAVEGNREKGCLERGMEKTGEHENEPTDDTRGDQMENLRNQLNHHLYKKLTDDTITESTNNTCSDFNESTHNNSSPKSTKFLFSMNNEEERELCEKITLPKSTSNSAVNSMSVYMDSSSSMSDGSLFNDINRNKSNITEYEKKENSSCNVQKNRDCPNITPLKEVPLINHTAHNKNSGLRMTSAVPSSSFHIHGKIINLIGNSQVQEVNEENKKDTIKEEGNKIGNLKRSINRDIDYSFKKKLKIEDYSLLNLNIYKNNPAELYRNNSYNTYILKSLQNSYLRNKLFNGTYSEIGNDSTKKEGGVSSYVENIPFNSTEKYRYKYNKKSGSTEKYDEAEGWDFIRLTNNEMDEKVNAEEMAKRKRKQLKDMNRYYNDVLLNGMVCPQTTQLINVGNGACKSIHFKEQNFNATYKAGEATDNHFNTIYTSEANYSNMLKEKQLDNVHLNLRDIINLLEKERVGNLYSEEELESIIIPVGGIYYDTDKLKWLYKYDDMDKMANMGSKFLSVQSYSYHQSRQMALQHKYNYIRNKYNIFNDIDDEERMFFVSISGYATGGSPTEGNTNQSVNTPQGKNPLAKLFNEYGHEASTTYGCTANESGHRRIEMCKQKIAPKELQPEGEEKGINKYQNGTDEKRTPFYSINKSPSDIKEENLNDTINPLNIHIPLSSSASSSHEGTHTGSAVSGKGKEDTPSYNIINAQKDIHNWVGEFSKSNIKEKSFSDGVQNASTVTQSGEIYGEFFPHSSITSKARAVLYKTLGVEFSNDLIKKMQNLPKENIFYEKDKKRWVIKIFEKKTNTLLYFKEFDCTVFGFLYACILTIEHKQLYLDYFLNEKNYDFLMQLIQNSSLKRKLYFNSAVRSTGLGCNGSLAGTNMFFMEGVNEEASLEESVPENVEENVDEGVEENVDGGVEENVRASAESGAKLNYDADRQRIKSGHNPNFAYLVNNSDAVWNEKMLSRFGEFYKTEEFGRENLTMYNSGTSLSKPSQVEHIFPHKKYPSKNDLQATKNDIADRRKIIPSRLQEQMEGEYFSNALGTNVCGVNTECSRGKENEMNWLQIKLPQKEWPNKEQFKGAQKKEYHITERGQKNKTLEEGSPNSFLAQVEKMQHYLPHDEDNNKTMVISNLRRDCPKDVANCNGNNDTLSPHSVFQNNEICKDEVINANETDDKSKKKTRQTNQIKAKKDSLYYRKTKNSKDAVGNGKDSTLTADLMQEETNNLLKLDSYIESLESNRDVISLAKETILLLLKDIINCIPFQMAPSVISRKIYYQKINAHVKFVYHSQNILDLMPYFFIFKNVIKQKKMPSDQSLYICNVLLYALFEA is encoded by the coding sequence ATGAACTGTAAATGTTGCCACTTTCCAAATTTGTCAATAGAAAGATACGAGACCTTAAATTTCacgcaaaacaaaaaaaacatcaagGTACATAGCAAAAcacaaagtaaaaaaaaaattgcaacagGCGAAAGAGTAAACGGGCCTCGCGCATTCACTCGGTGCAACACCAAGTGCTTCAATAACAACCATTTTGTTAATATTAGCAGAATTAGAACCATTAGACAGCTTAAAGGCGGAACATCCAATGGTACCTTGCTACCCttgaaaaaggtaaaaacaaatggaccttccgaaaagaaaaataggaaaataaGTACTAGGGGGAAAATGAATGCGACGAATCAGTCACATTTTTCTGTAAGTTTGGGTCAcggcgagaaaaaaaactccatGCTTCTCCCTGATGAAGAACTAACGGGAAGAAGTTATGCGGAAGGGAGAGGCCACAACGGAAGTAGTGATGAATGTAGTAGTGAAGGAGAAGTCGCAAGTAAAATTGGAAATGCAATCGGACGCGAAGTTGGAACTGAAATGAAGAACGAAGTAGGAGGCGAAAACGGGTGCGGACCTAATGCACACATAATGAAAAACTGCACTCATCAAGAATTCACaggaattaataaaataaactcgatggagaaaaacaaaagtaaAAGCTGCTCCTTGAGAAACATTACGGGTTCTAATTCGGCTCCTAATAAAGATATCCATGAGGACACCTCGAACTGGGGTCAGCTCCGCGAAAACGCAGAAAGGGATCCAGAGGTGTACACCCCATCTAATGAGCTTctagaagagaaaaatatctgCGAATGTgccaagggaaaaaagaaaaagaataaaattatgaacattGCAAATGTTTATACAGTTTGTCAAAATGAGTCCCCTTTAAGCATCGATGGAAAATGCCCCTTGGTAGGAAAACACAACGATGAACTCgtaggaggagaagaaactgCAGATTCCcttaaaatgaatgaaattGGATTTGGAGAAATGCTCATAAATAAGAAGAGCTATTTAATTACGGGTTTGGCAAATATGCCACATGGGGAGAATAAGGATGGGTCCGTGGGGGGCAAAAGTGGACTTAGCATTGGACGTAGTAGTGATCCTATTAGTGGACGTAGTAGTGATCTTATTAGTGGGCGCAGTAGCGAGCATGGTAGCGATCGTAGCAACAAGCTTAACAGTACTACTCAGCACGAAGACGGAAGTGCCAAAGACAAAAAGAAAGCTCAAGGAAGTCTTCCAAACGGAATCCAAGCAGAAGACATAACCCACATATGTGACGATATGCCCTTACTACCAATCGAGGTGGAAGAATGTaagaatacaaaaaatttaaaggaCGAGGAATACGCTAAAAGTGATCatcaggaaaatattttaatgtTCAACTTAATTCGCAATATATGTAAAGGTTCCAAgggggtaaaaaataaagagggGGAAGTCCTCCTCAATTTGGAAAACCTAGCCAGTTGCGAAATAGTGAAGAAAAGCACGTCATCCCAAAAAGAGATCAATCatgtgaaggagaaaatatcaTCAATTTTCCACGCAAATGAGGGGAAGGAGCAGGACCCCACGTGTGCAGGTGGAAACTTAAATTGTAATAATCAAATATGTTTTCCCAATGGGGATGCAGTAGAAGGGAATAGAGAGAAAGGATGCTTAGAGCGGGGAATGGAGAAGACGGGAGAACATGAAAACGAACCCACGGATGACACACGCGGAGATCAAATGGAAAATCTGAGGAACCAACTAAATCACCATTTGTACAAAAAGTTAACAGACGACACAATTACCGAAAGTACTAATAACACGTGCTCCGATTTCAATGAAAGTACGCACAACAACAGTTCCCCTAAGAGcaccaaatttttatttagtATGAATAATGAGGAAGAGAGGGAATTATGTGAGAAAATTACCCTTCCCAAGTCTACAAGCAACAGTGCAGTTAATAGCATGAGTGTATACATggattcttcttcatccatgTCAGATGGAAGTTTATTCAATGATATAAATAGGAATAAGTCGAACATAACTGAGTacgagaagaaggaaaattcttCGTGCAATGTTCAGAAAAATAGAGATTGTCCAAATATAACTCCACTCAAGGAAGTTCCCCTAATCAATCATACCGCGCATAATAAAAATAGCGGCCTTAGGATGACAAGTGCAGTTCCTAGTAGTTCCTTCCACATCCATGGGAAAATAATTAATCTCATTGGCAACAGCCAAGTACAGGAAgttaatgaagaaaataaaaaagacacGATCAAAGAGGAGGGAAACAAAATTGGCAATTTGAAGAGAAGCATAAATCGAGATATAGATTACagttttaagaaaaaattaaaaatagaagaCTATTCTTTACTgaatttaaatatatataaaaataacccCGCAGAATTGTACAGAAATAATAGCTACAATACGTACATATTGAAAAGCCTCCAAAATTCTTACCtaagaaataaattattcAACGGAACGTACAGCGAAATCGGTAATGACAGTACTAAGAAGGAAGGTGGTGTTTCGTCCTACGTTGAAAATATTCCCTTCAATAGTACAGAAAAGTATAGATACAAGTACAACAAGAAAAGTGGTAGTacagaaaaatatgatgaaGCGGAGGGGTGGGATTTTATTCGACTCACAAACAATGAAATGGATGAGAAAGTAAACGCGGAAGAAAtggcaaagagaaaaagaaaacaacttAAAGATATGAATAGATACTATAATGATGTACTACTGAATGGTATGGTATGCCCCCAAACGACACAACTTATAAACGTAGGTAACGGTGCATGCAAAAGTATCCACTTCAAGGAACAGAACTTTAACGCTACATATAAAGCAGGCGAAGCAACTGACAACCATTTTAACACCATATACACTAGTGAAGCAAATTATTCCAACATGTTAAAGGAGAAACAGTTGGACAATGTGCATCTGAATCTACGTGATATTATAAACCTtctagaaaaagaaagagtcGGAAACTTATAcagtgaagaagaattagAATCCATAATAATTCCTGTGGGGGGGATTTACTACGATACTGATAAACTGAAATGGTTATACAAATATGACGATATGGATAAAATGGCAAATATGGGGAGCAAGTTTTTGTCTGTACAAAGCTATTCTTATCATCAATCCAGGCAGATGGCACTACAACATAAGTACAACTACATAAGGAACAAGtataacatttttaatgATATTGATGATGAGGAGAGAATGTTCTTTGTGTCCATCAGTGGGTATGCAACAGGGGGAAGTCCAACCGAGGGAAACACTAACCAAAGCGTGAACACACCCCAGGGGAAGAACCCTCTCGCCAAGCTCTTTAATGAATATGGCCACGAAGCCAGCACTACATATGGCTGTACTGCCAACGAATCAGGACATAGACGAATAGAGATGTGCAAACAGAAGATCGCCCCAAAAGAACTACAACCagaaggtgaagaaaaaggaataaataaataccaAAATGGCACCGACGAGAAACGAACCCCTTTTTACAGTATAAATAAAAGCCCATCCGatattaaagaagaaaatttaaatgacACAATTAATCCGTTAAATATTCATATTCCCCTGAGCTCTTCTGCGTCTTCATCACATGAAGGCACTCATACAGGCAGTGCAGTTAgcggaaaagggaaagaggacACCCCTAGTTACAACATAATAAACGCACAAAAGGATATACATAATTGGGTTGGAGAATTTTCCAAAAGTaacataaaagaaaaatcattCTCCGATGGGGTTCAAAATGCAAGTACTGTTACTCAAAGTGGAGAAATCTATGGAGAGTTCTTTCCCCATAGTAGCATCACGTCGAAGGCGAGAGCCGTTCTTTACAAAACTCTAGGCGTAGAATTCTCCAACgacttgataaaaaaaatgcaaaacctaccaaaggaaaatatattctatgagaaagataaaaaaagatgggtgattaaaattttcgagaagaaaacaaacaCCTTGTTATATTTCAAAGAATTTGATTGCACAGTTTTTGGATTCCTCTATGCCTGCATCTTAACCATAGAACATAAACAATTATACCTAGACTATTTTCtaaatgaaaagaattacGATTTCTTGATGCAACTGATCCAAAATAGCTCATTGAAGAGAAAGCTTTACTTCAATTCTGCAGTTCGATCTACTGGCTTAGGTTGTAACGGGAGCCTGGCAGGGACCAACATGTTTTTCATGGAGGGCGTCAATGAGGAGGCAAGCCTAGAAGAAAGCGTGCCAGAAAACGTAGAAGAAAATGTAGATGAAGGCGTAGAAGAAAACGTAGATGGAGGCGTAGAGGAAAACGTAAGAGCGAGTGCAGAATCAGGTGCCAAATTGAATTACGACGCAGATAGACAGCGAATCAAATCGGGACACAACCCCAATTTTGCCTACTTGGTGAACAACTCGGACGCGGTGTGGAACGAGAAAATGTTAAGCCGATTTGGAGAATTTTACAAAACAGAAGAATTCGGAAGGGAAAATTTAACCATGTATAATAGTGGCACATCGTTGAGCAAGCCTTCACAGGtagaacatatttttccccataaGAAGTACCCCTCGAAGAATGACTTACAAGCAACTAAAAATGATATAGCtgatagaagaaaaattattccttcccgtttgcaagaacaaatggaaggagaATATTTTAGCAATGCGCTTGGCACAAATGTCTGTGGCGTAAATACCGAGTGTTCGAGAGGGAAGGAGAATGAGATGAACTGGCTAcaaataaaattgccacaAAAGGAGTGGCCCAACAAGGAACAGTTCAAAGGAGCCCAAAAGAAGGAGTACCATATTACTGaaaggggacaaaaaaataagaccCTTGAGGAGGGATCCCCAAATTCCTTCCTTGCCCAGGTGGAGAAAATGCAACATTATCTCCCACACGATGAAGATAATAACAAAACGATGGTCATAAGTAACCTGAGACGAGACTGTCCCAAGGATGTAGCCAACTGCAATGGTAATAACGACACTCTATCCCCCCATAGCGTATTCCAGAATAACGAAATTTGTAAAGATGAAGTGATAAATGCTAACGAAACTGATGATAAAAGTAAGAAGAAAACCAGACAGACAAACCAAATAAAGGCGAAAAAAGATTCCCTATATTatagaaaaacgaaaaattcAAAGGATGCAgtaggaaatggaaaagattCCACTCTTACGGCGGATTTAATGCAAGAAGAGACAAATAATTTGCTTAAATTAGATTCATACATAGAATCATTGGAAAGTAACAGGGACGTAATTTCCTTGGCGAAAGAAACAATTCTTTTGCTTCTTAAAGACATTATAAATTGTATCCCCTTTCAAATGGCCCCCTCTGTAATATCGAGAAAAATTTATTACCAAAAAATTAATGCCCATGTTAAGTTTGTATATCATTCTCAAAATATCCTCGACTTGATGCCCTACTTTTTCATATTCAAAAATGTAATCAAGCAGAAGAAGATGCCAAGTGATCAGTCCCTCTACATTTGCAACGTTCTGCTATATGCCTTGTTCGAGGCGTAG
- a CDS encoding tRNA (guanine(26)-N(2))-dimethyltransferase, putative, whose product MIGIKNEVNSNDKRKRKFDGENRNHFHNKYNKPNKGNNIGNYGKKNGREVEGGGSSFYNENSKYIFEGSVKIKNKSKHIFYNKAQVFNRDMSIILIKALEIYLKNKNKDNGKILFRGFNIIELLSASGIRSIRYVKELGETINHIITNDIDKYACKQIRRNFKRNNINKEKYTILCNDANSVMNILNVDNIYSKKRNTKKLDIGFTYVNSITDYNDYFKEAFKFLKYISNYNRGKGNNEVKEGMNVDNPSHNNNGNKSCNNGRSNVGTKNKSIEDDHHLEDSDSTVFSSNEESSTKIDMLHEENDKTVYAKGASTTQARNGPAKATINGGTDNEANHTETIPSGGKKNGGENPPLSESMMDEIIQRSKLSEKYMFDIIDIDPYGSSIDYLESCLKYGRSNFFILITNTDMRVLNGKFPDVSFYKYNSMIFSKRVPYNKEYSIRVLFYKIKTIASKYKKCVIPFSSLNIDFYIRILVQVIDDTLQTKDLCTDSGMVYQCNSCSSFHVNPLATKKDRNLSVTDNRKYNKKWKQNKHKDGEFLNNQMEEEKEDSQIAGNIPDAQLDHLHDANKNSYEKGKFASENFAHDATHGDTVDNVEDGVNTVDKVPCDNVVEKGGNCEQLTNGDEGGDVENVAHSECTENAAVDVMTGVPSPKDQPMQNNPGLGNKYKSGKLTISNKCLECGGEMLIGGPIYIGKMHNAEFINTCISLLENLQNYNLNTIKSRDRILINFRCLKQEINIPLYYNLPDLFRNFRLCSISRKLFVNALLNLNYEVSYFHKDPDSIKTNAPNSVFMDIFRAIIYKVNSKKRNRDTVEKKEEELNALDNKKKEGTEESSKKVYSINTIKDEKLKEKLLSYEFFKKNSTIDNIDISVNNKENTDNVKLFTLMNPEPFWGPMKKHYEKN is encoded by the coding sequence atgataggAATTAAGAATGAAGTGAACAGTAATGATAAGCGTAAAAGAAAGTTCGATGGAGAGAATAGAAACCATTTTcacaataaatataataaaccAAATAAAGGGAACAATATTGGAAattatgggaagaaaaatggaagagaagtagaaggaggaggaagctCCTTCTACAACGAAAATAGCAAGTACATATTTGAAGGAAgtgtgaaaataaaaaacaagagtaagcacattttttacaacaagGCCCAGGTGTTTAATCGTGACATGAGTATAATTTTGATAAAAGCGttagaaatatatttaaaaaataaaaataaagacaaCGGAAAAATTCTGTTCAGGGGATTTAACATCATCGAATTGTTAAGTGCAAGTGGAATAAGAAGTATAAGGTATGTAAAGGAATTAGGAGAAACCATAAACCATATCATTACAAATGATATTGATAAATATGCCTGTAAACAGATAAGGAGAAactttaaaagaaataatattAATAAGGAGAAGTATACAATTCTATGTAATGATGCAAATAGCGTTATGAACATACTTAATGTTGACAATATTTATTCGAAGAAGAGAAACACGAAAAAATTAGATATTGGTTTTACCTACGTCAATAGCATAACGGATTATAACGACTACTTTAAGGAagcttttaaatttttaaaatatatatcaaaTTACAATAGAGGCAAAGGAAACAACGAAGTTAAGGAGGGCATGAATGTTGATAACCCCTCGCATAATAATAATGGTAATAAATCTTGTAACAACGGTAGGAGTAATGtaggcacaaaaaataaatctatTGAGGATGACCATCATTTAGAGGACAGTGACTCTACCGTGTTCTCTAGCAATGAAGAATCCTCCACCAAAATTGATATGCTGCACGAGGAGAACGACAAAACAGTGTACGCAAAAGGGGCAAGCACAACACAAGCGAGGAATGGGCCCGCCAAGGCAACAATAAACGGTGGAACAGACAATGAAGCAAACCACACAGAGACAATCCCTtccgggggaaaaaagaacggAGGAGAGAACCCCCCCCTCAGCGAAAGTATGATGGATGAAATTATCCAAAGGAGCAAACTCTCGGAAAAGTACATGTTCGATATAATCGACATAGACCCATATGGATCGTCCATAGATTATTTGGAAAGCTGCTTAAAATATGGAAGAAGCAATTTCTTCATATTAATAACGAATACAGATATGAGAGTATTGAATGGAAAATTTCCAGATGTCTCCTTTTACAAATATAACAGTATGATATTTAGCAAGAGAGTTCCTTACAATAAGGAGTATAGCATAAGAGTAttgttttacaaaataaaaactatCGCCTCCAAGTATAAGAAATGCGttattccattttcctcTCTTAATATTGATTTTTACATTCGCATATTAGTACAAGTTATAGATGATACTTTACAGACCAAGGACCTCTGCACTGATAGTGGGATGGTTTATCAGTGCAATAGTTGTTCCAGCTTTCATGTGAACCCCTTGGCAACGAAGAAGGATAGGAATCTGTCAGTAACCGATAATAGGAAATACAACAAGAAGTGGAAACAGAACAAGCATAAGGATGGGGAATTTTTAAACAACCAgatggaagaagagaaggaggatTCTCAAATTGCAGGAAATATTCCAGATGCACAGTTAGACCATTTGCATGATGCTAATAAGAATTCttatgaaaagggaaaattcgCATCTGAAAATTTTGCGCACGACGCGACCCATGGGGATACAGTGGATAATGTGGAAGACGGAGTTAATACGGTTGATAAGGTACCATGTGATAACGTGGTAGAGAAAGGAGGTAATTGTGAACAACTTACCAATGGAGATGAAGGGGGTGATGTTGAAAATGTTGCACATAGCGAGTGCACAGAGAATGCGGCTGTTGATGTGATGACTGGAGTTCCATCTCCAAAGGATCAACCAATGCAAAACAATCCCGGCTTaggaaataaatacaaaAGCGGAAAATTAACCATTTCTAACAAGTGTCTAGAATGCGGAGGAGAAATGCTGATAGGTGGCCCCATCTACATCGGGAAGATGCACAATGCTGAGTTTATTAACACGTGTATATCGTTACtggaaaatttacaaaactACAATTTAAACACCATCAAATCGAGGGATAGAATATTAATAAATTTCCGTTGCCTAaaacaagaaataaatattccATTGTATTATAATTTGCCAGACCTATTTAGAAATTTTAGACTGTGCTCCATTTCTAGAAAATTGTTTGTAAACGCACTGCTAAATTTGAATTATGAAGTATCCTATTTTCACAAGGATCCAGATAGTATCAAGACTAATGCTCCTAACAGTGTCTTTATGGATATTTTTCGTGCCATTATTTATAAAGTAAATTCCAAAAAGAGAAATCGCGATACtgtggaaaagaaggaggaagaattgaATGCTCTAGAcaataagaaaaaggaaggcacTGAGGAAAGCTCGAAAAAAGTATATTCCATAAATACtataaaggatgaaaagttgaaggagaaattattgtcgtatgaattttttaaaaaaaattcaaccatTGACAATATTGATATTTCTGTCAATAATAAAGAGAATACTGATAATGTGAAACTGTTCACCTTGATGAACCCTGAGCCTTTTTGGGGTCCCATGAAGAAGCACTATGAGAAGAACTGA
- a CDS encoding protein phosphatase PP2A regulatory subunit A, putative, whose product MERRKAQEIIDGIQASDPKTRLKHMKEIKTLCEILGMERTKNEVIEFLYNIVEDDSDVLFELSNNLVTITNFLNDVNNCSSLCDLILHFIVTYEKEINVNAFFAFNNYLQKCNCSTLLNIICPKIVNVASSDSDNYRIGVSKILPIIIERCIKEGQPKYMKTFIQMFLELCQDQSILVRKSCCETFCSFIFILKKYKELSQNCTYLSAKGEEEKGKALPEDETVGRAQEYALQIGVNNEADWKGGTVNADRKGQIDGKRLNGEEVNNVVSTHRILESGTSGNTPNGDEKKERKNVQEEIIALKTNEKRKIFVEKLWEGAKEIYRSFFSPINGMDEVQISAVSILADILTCDPHFVKNLEETLRNICNDESWRVRAVLANNIHRILKVRKSDDISIVILLLLKDVDSNVRSIVLNNLDNILVHSKISVNIMDEIFDDLKRDIDSNNVHLKISLCKLLCSLPDILDKNGSIEYILPLFLLFIRIEESDLKSDLFTCLHKISKLISFFDMKQIIMPLCQEIVKSKNWRLRCTLYHYLKFFDHFFFYQNKENFSSNYGDFWNFINIGAKDMVYSIRMEVVNTLHFLIKAKSFSFFEKGITYLLSDLKESSRHICRITCLQYISRLVVYFPLHYIENKVLSILEDLNNDKISNVRYNIVKTIYYVKNYVKYVLSVIMSDTYNTLMDKITKMVERRNRENEESEKVSSGEGIQVPTSNAKLNINLHSTLGANVDVETDDNSEHDMQNFMSKKPSGNGTGYFHLLENKQCLLKDQIKRKKYSFLINSCAVSSLTFYDNMKNTETNKLCCERILSFLSEKINSLGADKDADVSTASKSLKNDDFFYYVSSVNTFSAVCKPIK is encoded by the coding sequence ATGGAGCGGAGGAAGGCACAAGAAATTATAGACGGGATACAGGCAAGTGACCCCAAGACGAGGCTGAAGCACATGAAGGAGATAAAAACTTTATGTGAAATTTTAGgaatggaaagaacaaaaaatgaagtcatCGAATTTTTATACAACATAGTAGAGGACGATTCAGATGTCCTCTTCGAACTCTCCAATAATTTAGTTACgataacaaattttttaaatgatgtAAATAACTGTAGTTCTCTATGTGACTTAATCCTACATTTCATTGTTACgtacgaaaaggaaataaatgtgaacgccttttttgcctttaataattatttacaaaaatgtaactGTAGTACACTGCTAAATATTATATGCCCGAAAATAGTGAATGTGGCTAGTAGCGATAGTGATAACTACCGAATAGGAGTTAGCAAAATTCTTCCAATAATAATTGAGAGGTGCATTAAGGAAGGGCAACCAAAATACATGAAGACATTCATCCAGATGTTCTTAGAATTGTGTCAAGACCAAAGCATATTGGTAAGGAAATCCTGCTGTGAAACTTTctgttccttcatttttattttaaaaaaatataaggaaCTTAGCCAGAATTGTACGTACCTTTCAgcgaaaggggaagaagagaaggggaaggcacTTCCTGAGGATGAGACTGTTGGAAGGGCCCAGGAATATGCACTTCAAATTGGTGTGAATAATGAGGCAGATTGGAAAGGGGGGACAGTCAATGCGGATAGGAAGGGCCAGATAGATGGGAAACGCCTAAACGGGGAGGAAGTGAATAATGTGGTGAGCACCCATAGGATCCTAGAAAGCGGAACAAGTGGAAACACACCAAATGGAgacgaaaagaaggaaagaaaaaatgtccaaGAGGAAATTATAGCCTTAAAAACGaatgaaaaacgaaaaatatttgtagAGAAACTGTGGGAAGGAGCGAAGGAAATATatagaagttttttttcccccatcaATGGAATGGACGAAGTACAAATAAGTGCAGTATCCATATTAGCAGATATCCTAACATGTGAtccccattttgtaaaaaatttagaAGAAACGTTAAGGAATATCTGTAATGACGAAAGCTGGAGAGTAAGAGCCGTTTTAGCAAATAACATTCACAGAATTTTAAAAGTACGAAAGAGTGATGACATATCTATAGTGATTCTCTTACTTCTGAAAGATGTAGATAGTAATGTTCGTAGCATTGTGCTAAATAATTTAGACAATATTTTAGTGCATTCAAAAATTAGTGTAAATATAATGGATGAAATTTTTGATGATTTGAAGAGAGACATTGATAGTAATAATGTGCATCTGAAAATTTCTCTATGTAAATTGTTATGTTCTTTACCAGATATATTGGACAAAAATGGATCCATAGAATATATTTTaccattatttttgttatttataAGGATAGAAGAAAGTGACTTGAAGTCTGATTTGTTCACTTGCTTGCACAAAATTTCAAaacttatttcctttttcgataTGAAACAAATTATTATGCCACTGTGTCaagaaattgttaaaagtAAGAATTGGAGATTAAGGTGTACATTATAtcattatttaaaattttttgatcacttttttttttatcaaaataaggagaatttttcttcaaactATGGCGATTTCTGGAACTTTATAAATATCGGGGCTAAAGACATGGTGTACTCCATCCGAATGGAAGTAGTAAACACCTTGcactttttaataaaagcCAAgagtttctccttttttgaaaaaggaattacaTACCTGTTAAGTGATCTTAAAGAATCTAGTAGGCACATCTGCAGAATTACCTGTCTGCAATACATTTCCAGACTGGtcgtttattttcccctgcaCTATATAGAAAATAAAGTGCTATCCATTTTGGAAGATTTGAACAATGACAAAATAAGTAACGTTCGCTACAACATAGTTAAGACCATTTATTATGTGAAAAATTACGTCAAGTATGTTTTGTCTGTCATCATGAGTGACACGTATAACACGCTGATGGATAAAATCACAAAAATGGTGGAAAGGAGGAACAGGGAGAATgaggaaagtgaaaaagtaTCCTCAGGTGAGGGGATCCAAGTCCCTACTTCAAATGCAAAGTTGAATATAAATCTGCATTCCACTTTAGGCGCAAACGTAGACGTAGAGACGGATGACAATAGTGAACATGATATGCAGAATTTTATGTCGAAAAAACCAAGTGGAAACGGTACTGGCTACTTTCACCTCTTGGAGAATAAGCAATGTCTCCTAAAGGATCAGAttaagaggaagaaatattcctttttaatcaACTCATGTGCAGTTTCGTCTCTTACGTTTTACGACAATATGAAGAATACGGAGACGAATAAGCTCTGTTGTGAACGAATTTTGAGTTTCCTTTCGGAGAAAATTAATTCCCTGGGAGCCGACAAGGACGCGGATGTGTCTACGGCATCCAAATCTTTGAAGAACGACGACTTTTTTTACTACGTAAGTTCCGTAAACACGTTCAGTGCTGTGTGCAAGCCAATCAAATGA